In Mucilaginibacter boryungensis, a single window of DNA contains:
- a CDS encoding beta-N-acetylglucosaminidase domain-containing protein gives MQDSLPAIKEVPVRLPKTKNSFLEKAEMSADPTGFKIRGTKGWSWTPEQYLAEIPVLAKYKMNFMMNCYISMFSHPLPADSLWKLTTTKNEWWLPIPDAKKKAYERVFAKAREYGISFCFGVHAQLASPRPANLSSDKDFEAIWQHYAWAQSKGIHWFSVPLDDVNEKDTRISGEEHARFVNRILSRLREKDKDAQMIFCPTYYHADAKVPKEKAYLEGVAKILDKDVYVFWTGKSVLPTTITVADAEEFKSMVKHRVILWDNYPVNDAWKTLHLEPLTGRDRLLSTVVDGYMANPHFMQNDINRIPLFTIADYAYDPISYNPETSIGQAIVHQTDNIKQQQALLEFTRLYSGNIVRNVAFNQVVENAKRIMSAPFSRPVADAYIAYLKKVQLDLEREFPGQYTSAKKTFSESIRQVETDYAYKYK, from the coding sequence ATGCAGGATTCATTACCTGCAATTAAAGAGGTTCCGGTAAGACTGCCTAAAACAAAAAACTCTTTTTTAGAGAAAGCCGAAATGAGTGCCGACCCAACCGGGTTCAAAATTCGCGGTACCAAAGGCTGGTCGTGGACACCAGAGCAATACCTGGCAGAGATACCTGTGCTGGCCAAATACAAAATGAACTTCATGATGAATTGCTATATCTCGATGTTCAGTCACCCCCTGCCTGCAGACAGCCTTTGGAAATTAACAACTACAAAAAATGAATGGTGGCTGCCTATCCCTGATGCTAAAAAGAAAGCCTACGAAAGAGTATTTGCAAAAGCCCGGGAATACGGCATATCCTTTTGTTTTGGAGTACATGCACAATTAGCTTCTCCCCGGCCGGCAAACTTATCCAGCGATAAGGATTTTGAGGCAATATGGCAGCATTATGCCTGGGCCCAAAGCAAGGGCATACACTGGTTTTCGGTACCGTTGGATGATGTAAACGAAAAGGACACCAGGATAAGCGGCGAAGAACATGCGCGGTTTGTAAACAGAATATTGTCTCGCCTGCGCGAAAAGGACAAGGACGCACAAATGATATTTTGCCCAACTTACTACCATGCCGATGCCAAGGTGCCTAAAGAAAAAGCTTACCTGGAAGGTGTGGCCAAAATACTTGATAAGGATGTTTACGTTTTCTGGACGGGGAAATCGGTATTACCTACAACCATTACCGTTGCCGATGCGGAAGAATTTAAAAGTATGGTTAAACACAGGGTGATACTATGGGATAATTATCCGGTAAACGACGCCTGGAAAACACTGCACCTGGAGCCATTGACCGGCCGTGACCGGTTGCTGTCTACCGTTGTTGATGGCTATATGGCAAATCCCCATTTTATGCAAAATGATATTAACCGGATCCCCCTGTTCACCATAGCCGATTATGCTTATGATCCCATCAGCTATAACCCCGAAACTTCTATTGGCCAAGCTATTGTGCACCAAACCGATAATATTAAGCAACAGCAGGCGCTGTTGGAGTTCACCCGGCTATATTCAGGTAATATCGTTCGCAATGTTGCATTTAACCAGGTAGTGGAAAATGCAAAGCGTATCATGTCGGCACCTTTTTCGCGCCCGGTTGCCGATGCCTACATCGCTTATCTGAAAAAAGTACAATTGGATCTCGAAAGAGAATTCCCCGGTCAATATACATCTGCTAAAAAAACATTTTCCGAAAGCATCCGGCAGGTAGAAACTGACTATGCCTATAAATATAAATAA
- a CDS encoding N-acetylmuramic acid 6-phosphate etherase: MTKITEQPSKYRHLEKMSIEELTANINKEDKTVAFAIEQALPQINLLIHNVVTKLSHGGRMFYLGAGSGGRLSVLDIIELPTTYGAPKGQVNSILAGGAEHLIEALEEKEDDTEEAWSKLSEASISPKDIVIGISASGTTPFVLAGLKKCREHHIATGCIVSNPDSPIAALADFPVEVITGPEFISGSTRMKCATAQKMIFDMISTTTMVRLGRVEDNKMVNVALINDKITDRAVKMLMETAKLTDYQQTKQLLLEKGSVKKALDHLSATNTH, from the coding sequence ATGACTAAAATTACAGAGCAGCCATCTAAATACCGTCATTTAGAAAAAATGTCTATCGAAGAATTGACGGCTAACATTAACAAGGAAGATAAAACTGTAGCTTTTGCTATTGAGCAGGCCCTGCCGCAGATCAATTTACTGATCCACAACGTTGTAACTAAACTTAGCCACGGGGGACGGATGTTTTACCTTGGGGCGGGCAGCGGCGGCCGTCTTTCTGTATTAGACATTATTGAACTCCCCACTACATATGGCGCCCCTAAAGGTCAGGTAAATTCGATATTAGCAGGCGGAGCCGAACATTTAATAGAGGCGCTGGAAGAAAAAGAGGATGATACCGAAGAAGCCTGGAGTAAACTAAGCGAGGCAAGCATCTCACCAAAAGATATTGTAATTGGAATTTCGGCCAGTGGCACTACACCTTTTGTTTTAGCGGGATTAAAAAAATGCAGGGAACACCACATTGCAACTGGCTGTATTGTTAGTAACCCCGATTCGCCGATTGCTGCACTGGCGGACTTCCCTGTTGAAGTAATTACCGGCCCGGAGTTTATATCGGGCAGCACCCGCATGAAATGTGCTACTGCACAAAAAATGATCTTCGATATGATCAGTACTACAACCATGGTTAGGTTGGGTCGGGTTGAGGACAACAAAATGGTGAACGTAGCGCTAATAAACGATAAAATTACCGACCGTGCTGTAAAAATGTTAATGGAAACAGCCAAGCTAACCGATTACCAGCAAACCAAACAATTGTTGCTTGAAAAAGGGAGCGTAAAAAAAGCATTGGATCACTTATCTGCTACAAATACGCATTAA